From the genome of Streptomyces sp. NBC_01341, one region includes:
- a CDS encoding DUF397 domain-containing protein — MNIQWRKSSKSSGAEGNNCLELAEYEGEILLRESDRPDVVVRTTRAKLRAFLGGAKEGEFDDLA, encoded by the coding sequence ATGAATATCCAGTGGCGCAAGTCCTCGAAGTCATCGGGTGCCGAGGGCAACAACTGCCTCGAACTCGCTGAGTACGAAGGCGAGATACTGCTGCGCGAGAGCGACCGCCCGGACGTGGTCGTACGCACCACCCGCGCGAAGCTGCGGGCCTTCCTCGGCGGGGCCAAAGAGGGCGAGTTCGACGACCTGGCCTGA
- a CDS encoding sensor histidine kinase codes for MTGFPRRLRTLPLRSRLALLVAAAVAVAVAAVAASCWFVTRDQLQEQLDNSLVTSNTVDSTYVQNLLNTCAGTAVGQQPDPGSFRVQIIAPTGDPCPAPQNRAFPTTDLDLAVAGGERGSVLHTVEDTDGTKLRVYTRQIRLDRRPGPDATLAVSVARPMSVVDDPLSTLAWVLVLVSGIGVVGAGAAGLWIARTGLRPVDDLAHAVAHVAETEDLTVRIPAEGEDEIARLSRSFNSMTSSLATSRDRQAQLIADAGHELRTPLTSLRTNIELLVRSDETGRAIPPDDRKALMASVKAQMTELAALIGDLQELSRPDAAQPGPLQVVALHDITRTALQRARLRGPELTITADLAPWYVRAEPAALERAVVNVLDNAVKFSPSGGAIEVVLHRGELTVRDHGPGIPAEDLPHVFERFWRSPSARQLPGSGLGLSIVARTVQQAGGEIALRPADGGGTTATIRLPGAPQPPPGV; via the coding sequence ATGACCGGCTTCCCCCGCCGGCTCCGCACCCTCCCGCTGCGCTCCCGGCTCGCGCTGCTGGTGGCGGCGGCGGTAGCGGTCGCGGTCGCGGCGGTCGCGGCGTCCTGCTGGTTCGTGACGCGGGACCAGCTGCAAGAGCAGCTGGACAATTCTCTCGTCACGTCGAACACGGTCGACAGCACCTACGTCCAGAACCTGCTCAACACCTGCGCGGGCACCGCCGTCGGCCAGCAGCCCGACCCCGGATCGTTCCGGGTCCAGATCATCGCGCCCACCGGTGATCCGTGCCCGGCTCCGCAGAACCGCGCGTTCCCCACGACGGACCTCGACCTCGCCGTCGCCGGCGGGGAGCGCGGGAGCGTCCTGCACACCGTGGAGGACACCGACGGCACGAAGCTGCGCGTCTACACCCGCCAGATCCGACTGGACCGCCGCCCCGGACCCGACGCCACACTCGCCGTCTCCGTCGCCCGTCCCATGAGCGTGGTCGACGACCCGCTCTCGACCCTCGCCTGGGTCCTGGTCCTCGTCTCCGGCATCGGTGTCGTCGGCGCGGGCGCGGCCGGGCTGTGGATCGCCCGCACCGGTCTGCGCCCGGTCGACGACCTCGCGCACGCCGTCGCGCACGTGGCCGAGACCGAGGACCTGACCGTACGGATCCCCGCCGAGGGAGAGGACGAGATCGCCCGGCTCTCCCGGTCCTTCAACTCCATGACCAGCTCCCTGGCCACCTCCCGCGACCGCCAGGCGCAGCTCATCGCGGACGCGGGCCACGAACTGCGCACCCCCCTCACCTCCCTGCGTACGAACATCGAACTCCTCGTCCGCAGCGACGAGACGGGCCGGGCCATCCCCCCCGACGACCGCAAGGCCCTGATGGCCTCGGTCAAGGCGCAGATGACGGAGCTGGCCGCCCTCATCGGCGACCTCCAGGAGCTCTCCCGCCCCGACGCCGCCCAGCCGGGCCCGCTCCAGGTCGTCGCACTGCACGACATCACCCGCACCGCTCTGCAACGCGCACGGCTGCGCGGCCCCGAGCTGACCATCACGGCCGACCTCGCCCCCTGGTACGTCCGCGCCGAGCCCGCCGCCCTGGAGCGCGCCGTGGTCAACGTCCTGGACAACGCGGTGAAGTTCAGCCCGTCCGGCGGCGCGATCGAGGTGGTCCTGCACCGGGGGGAGCTGACGGTCCGGGACCACGGCCCCGGCATCCCCGCCGAGGACCTGCCGCACGTCTTCGAACGCTTCTGGCGCTCCCCCTCGGCCCGCCAGCTCCCCGGCTCCGGCCTCGGCCTGTCCATCGTGGCCCGCACGGTGCAGCAGGCGGGCGGCGAGATCGCCCTGCGTCCGGCGGACGGTGGCGGCACTACCGCCACGATCCGCCTGCCGGGTGCGCCTCAGCCGCCGCCTGGGGTGTGA
- a CDS encoding MoaD/ThiS family protein: MAAGTIRYWAAAKAAAGTAEEPYAADTLAEALAGVRERHPGELTRVLLRSSFLIDGTPVGTRGHETVRLAEGGTVEVLPPFAGG; encoded by the coding sequence ATGGCAGCGGGGACGATCCGCTACTGGGCCGCGGCCAAGGCCGCTGCGGGAACCGCTGAGGAGCCGTACGCGGCGGACACGCTCGCCGAGGCGCTCGCCGGGGTGCGTGAGCGCCACCCCGGCGAATTGACGCGCGTACTGCTCCGGAGCTCGTTCCTCATCGACGGGACTCCTGTCGGGACGCGCGGGCATGAGACCGTACGGCTTGCCGAGGGCGGCACGGTCGAGGTGCTCCCGCCGTTCGCAGGAGGGTGA
- a CDS encoding S1C family serine protease: MSDSHRPSGEYPMDPSNGNGSYGSGDAAYPPPPAHEPEWRTAEMPAAHAWPAPAPQPAPAGPGADGPRSERRVKRPVALLAAVAIAAAVIGGGTATLIGEFAGNSSATSGSGSVVNGTTVSQSSAGTVAGVVAAVSPAIVEIRASSSAGQATGSGVVITSGGEIVTNNHVVSGASAIKVSLSTGKTYTADVVGTDAGKDLALIKLRSASGLKTATLGDSSSVKVGDQVVAIGSPEGLTGTVTSGIVSALDRDVTVAKEDGQDQQQQQGDGNWPFEFGGQQFNGDTGSSKTTYKALQTDASLNPGNSGGALINMNGEIIGINSAIFSPSSADSTGSSAAGSVGLGFAIPVDTLKSDLNTLRAGGGS; this comes from the coding sequence ATGAGCGACAGCCACCGCCCGAGCGGCGAGTACCCGATGGACCCCTCGAACGGCAACGGCTCCTACGGCAGCGGCGACGCGGCCTACCCGCCGCCGCCGGCCCACGAGCCCGAGTGGCGGACCGCCGAGATGCCGGCCGCTCACGCCTGGCCGGCCCCGGCGCCCCAGCCCGCCCCGGCAGGTCCCGGCGCGGACGGCCCCCGGTCCGAACGCCGGGTCAAGCGGCCCGTCGCACTGCTGGCCGCCGTGGCAATAGCCGCCGCGGTGATCGGCGGGGGCACCGCCACCCTCATCGGCGAGTTCGCGGGCAACAGCTCCGCCACCTCGGGCTCCGGCAGTGTCGTCAACGGCACCACGGTCTCGCAGAGCAGCGCGGGCACCGTCGCCGGAGTGGTCGCCGCCGTGTCGCCGGCCATCGTTGAGATCCGCGCGTCCTCCTCGGCGGGCCAGGCCACCGGGTCCGGAGTCGTCATCACCTCGGGCGGCGAGATCGTCACCAACAACCACGTCGTCTCCGGCGCCTCCGCGATCAAGGTCTCGCTCAGCACCGGCAAGACCTACACCGCCGACGTCGTCGGCACCGACGCCGGCAAGGACCTCGCGCTCATCAAGCTCCGGAGCGCGAGCGGCCTGAAGACGGCCACCCTCGGGGACTCCTCCTCCGTGAAGGTCGGCGACCAGGTCGTCGCGATCGGCTCACCCGAGGGCCTCACCGGCACGGTCACCAGCGGCATCGTCTCGGCCCTCGACCGCGACGTCACGGTCGCCAAGGAGGACGGGCAGGACCAGCAGCAACAGCAGGGCGACGGGAACTGGCCGTTCGAATTCGGCGGGCAGCAGTTCAACGGCGACACGGGCTCGTCCAAGACGACGTACAAGGCCCTGCAGACCGACGCCTCGCTCAACCCGGGCAACTCCGGCGGCGCCCTCATCAACATGAACGGCGAGATCATCGGCATCAACTCGGCCATTTTCTCGCCCAGTTCGGCCGACTCCACGGGCAGTTCGGCCGCCGGCAGCGTGGGCCTCGGCTTCGCCATCCCGGTCGACACCCTCAAGTCCGACCTGAACACCCTGCGGGCCGGCGGCGGCTCCTGA
- a CDS encoding alpha/beta hydrolase — protein sequence MSSVSEGRFPSSSVPSTTRAPRRTTLLTGDGVRIEAVYTPCTAGSRGSGGGGSGGTAIVLAHGFTGSADRPAVLRAAGVFAQRAAVITFSFRGHGKSGGRSTVGDREVLDLAAAVAWARSLGHRRVVTVGFSMGGSVVLRHAALYTAPETGEFVAAEERVPGAERVGRRTSAHDGRTGAHTDVVVAVSAPARWYYRGTAPMRRVHWVVTRPAGRFVGRYGFRTRIHREHWNPVPLSPVEAVPLITAPLLIVHGDRDPYFPVDHPRMLAGAAGDRAELWLEHGMGHAENAADEDLLTRIADWTESA from the coding sequence ATGAGTTCTGTGTCCGAGGGCCGATTCCCGAGTTCCTCTGTTCCCTCGACCACGCGCGCCCCCCGGCGCACCACGTTGCTGACCGGTGACGGGGTGCGTATCGAGGCGGTGTACACCCCGTGTACGGCGGGTTCGCGGGGGAGCGGAGGCGGTGGCTCCGGGGGGACGGCGATCGTCCTCGCGCACGGTTTCACCGGCTCCGCCGACCGGCCGGCCGTGCTGCGCGCCGCCGGGGTGTTCGCCCAGCGTGCGGCCGTGATCACGTTCTCTTTTCGAGGTCACGGAAAGTCCGGCGGACGGTCCACGGTGGGCGACCGGGAAGTGCTCGATCTGGCCGCCGCGGTCGCCTGGGCGAGGTCGTTGGGGCACCGGCGCGTCGTTACGGTCGGCTTCTCGATGGGCGGCTCCGTGGTGCTTCGGCACGCCGCTCTGTATACGGCCCCGGAAACCGGTGAATTCGTCGCGGCGGAGGAGCGGGTGCCGGGGGCCGAACGGGTGGGCAGGCGCACCTCGGCGCACGATGGGCGTACGGGGGCGCACACGGACGTGGTGGTCGCCGTCAGCGCGCCGGCCCGCTGGTACTACCGGGGCACCGCCCCGATGCGCCGGGTGCACTGGGTCGTCACCCGCCCCGCGGGCCGGTTCGTCGGCCGCTACGGCTTCCGCACCCGCATCCACCGCGAGCACTGGAACCCCGTGCCGCTCTCGCCGGTGGAGGCCGTCCCGCTCATCACCGCGCCCCTCCTGATCGTGCACGGCGACCGGGACCCGTACTTCCCGGTCGACCACCCCCGGATGCTGGCCGGAGCCGCGGGCGACCGGGCGGAACTGTGGCTGGAGCACGGCATGGGACACGCCGAGAACGCCGCGGACGAGGACCTGCTCACCCGCATCGCCGACTGGACGGAGTCGGCGTGA
- a CDS encoding cell wall protein, which produces MRRTTGAASRCAPPACPDPAWTRVPRAAQEAASTSARRAQPRAWLPAVAWLVGAGLHPRAGGTTLAVARDLAARMDYRRGYVLYDLEGTAARCEVSTATVKRHVRVLRELGALAWHRHGTKKNLRLPGRAYTATATIYAAVIPAAYDTAMGHRLDGTGYGARVLGVTDEGRMRATGAVRATSHPADGRHPGTVLPAPRAPHSPGPHHDVPPADLDGGLNYTSRANRRTRRARSGGGPSLRSPWQVARDIRIARQVRPLVGWAQREGLRRLAFALRPLIDRGLEAHDIAAELIGMAVGWSPARPAAYITAALARDRRTGTPRRPDKELTADPAAHQEWQQWLNARRADTPARTDDDRRHARLYAWDRWHEVATHYDQDPDDALDLYGTRLCAYAVKRAARTT; this is translated from the coding sequence ATGCGCCGTACCACCGGCGCGGCTTCGCGCTGCGCTCCTCCGGCATGCCCTGATCCGGCATGGACCCGCGTCCCCCGCGCCGCGCAGGAGGCCGCCTCGACCTCCGCCCGCCGCGCCCAGCCGCGCGCGTGGCTACCCGCCGTGGCCTGGCTGGTCGGCGCGGGTCTTCACCCGCGCGCGGGTGGAACCACTCTCGCCGTGGCCCGGGATCTCGCGGCGCGGATGGACTACCGACGGGGATACGTCCTGTACGACCTCGAAGGCACCGCCGCCCGTTGCGAAGTGTCGACGGCGACGGTGAAACGCCATGTCCGGGTCCTGCGGGAGCTCGGCGCGCTGGCGTGGCACCGCCACGGCACGAAGAAGAACCTTCGGCTCCCGGGTCGCGCGTACACGGCTACGGCGACCATCTACGCGGCAGTGATCCCGGCCGCGTACGACACGGCGATGGGTCACCGGCTCGACGGCACCGGCTACGGCGCCCGGGTGCTCGGCGTGACGGACGAGGGGCGGATGCGCGCGACCGGCGCCGTCCGCGCCACGTCACACCCCGCGGACGGCCGGCACCCGGGCACGGTCCTTCCCGCACCGCGTGCACCCCATTCTCCTGGGCCCCACCACGACGTTCCTCCCGCTGACCTTGACGGTGGGTTGAACTACACCTCGCGGGCGAACCGACGCACCAGGAGAGCCAGGAGCGGCGGCGGCCCGTCGCTCCGGAGCCCGTGGCAGGTGGCCCGCGACATCAGGATCGCGCGGCAGGTCCGGCCGCTCGTCGGCTGGGCCCAGCGGGAAGGGCTCCGCCGACTGGCTTTCGCGCTGCGCCCGTTGATCGACCGAGGCCTGGAGGCGCACGACATCGCGGCCGAACTCATCGGCATGGCCGTCGGCTGGAGCCCCGCACGGCCTGCCGCGTACATCACCGCCGCCCTCGCCCGTGACCGGCGGACCGGGACGCCACGCCGCCCGGACAAGGAGCTCACGGCCGACCCGGCCGCCCACCAGGAGTGGCAGCAGTGGCTGAACGCCCGCCGGGCCGACACCCCGGCGCGTACGGACGACGACCGCCGCCACGCCCGGCTCTACGCATGGGACCGGTGGCACGAGGTGGCCACCCACTACGACCAGGACCCCGACGACGCCCTGGACCTCTACGGAACCCGGCTGTGCGCCTACGCCGTCAAACGGGCCGCACGAACCACCTGA
- a CDS encoding ATP-binding protein — protein sequence MTDASTTAPSASPHCQDGESYRLSLPNTARSAGIARHFVTSLLTGTSHSGIVEDARLCVTEVVANAHRHSRTSLIRVHVTVSPERVVVSVADDTPWAAPAPGRIRTGPAQECGRGLMLLEELALAWGSDVCGCCTPSHKAVWFTLAADARVAA from the coding sequence ATGACCGACGCCAGCACCACCGCACCCTCCGCATCACCGCACTGCCAGGACGGCGAGAGCTACCGGCTCTCCCTGCCCAACACCGCGCGCTCGGCCGGGATCGCCCGGCATTTCGTCACGTCGCTGCTCACCGGCACCTCGCACAGCGGAATCGTCGAAGATGCCCGCCTCTGCGTCACCGAGGTGGTGGCCAACGCCCATCGCCACAGTCGTACTTCACTGATCCGCGTGCACGTGACGGTCAGCCCGGAGCGGGTGGTGGTCTCCGTCGCCGACGACACCCCCTGGGCCGCGCCCGCGCCAGGCCGGATCCGCACCGGTCCCGCGCAGGAGTGCGGGCGGGGGCTGATGCTCCTGGAGGAGCTCGCCCTGGCGTGGGGGTCGGACGTCTGTGGTTGCTGCACCCCCAGCCACAAGGCCGTGTGGTTCACGCTCGCCGCTGACGCGAGGGTCGCCGCGTAG
- a CDS encoding winged helix-turn-helix transcriptional regulator, which produces MSSLLLLTNALQPSTEVLPALGLLLHSVRVAPAEGPALVDTPGADVILIDGRRDLPQVRSLCQLLRSTGPGCPLILVVTEGGLAAVTADWGIDDVLLDTAGPAEVEARLRLATGRQQITADDSPMEIRNGDLSVDEATYSAKLKGRVLDLTFKEFELLKYLAQHPGRVFTRAQLLQEVWGYDYFGGTRTVDVHVRRLRAKLGPEHESLIGTVRNVGYRFVTPEKVERAAEEAKARTASRQADQALTRSEHSADPRIEEEAPVRPAER; this is translated from the coding sequence ATGAGTTCACTGCTGCTCCTGACGAATGCCCTTCAACCGTCGACGGAGGTGCTCCCCGCCCTCGGCCTCCTGCTGCACAGCGTGCGGGTCGCCCCCGCCGAGGGACCCGCTCTCGTCGACACCCCCGGTGCCGACGTCATCCTCATCGACGGCCGCCGCGACCTCCCCCAGGTCCGCTCGCTGTGCCAGCTGCTGCGGTCCACCGGACCCGGCTGTCCGCTGATCCTCGTCGTGACGGAGGGCGGCCTCGCGGCCGTCACCGCCGACTGGGGCATCGACGACGTCCTGCTGGACACCGCGGGACCCGCCGAGGTCGAGGCCCGGCTGCGGCTGGCCACCGGCCGCCAGCAGATCACCGCTGACGACTCCCCCATGGAGATCCGCAACGGCGACCTGTCGGTCGACGAGGCCACGTACAGCGCCAAGCTCAAGGGCCGGGTCCTCGACCTGACCTTCAAGGAGTTCGAACTGCTCAAGTACCTGGCGCAGCACCCGGGCCGGGTCTTCACCCGCGCCCAGCTGCTCCAGGAGGTCTGGGGCTACGACTACTTCGGCGGCACGCGGACGGTCGACGTCCACGTGCGGCGGCTGCGCGCCAAGCTGGGCCCCGAGCACGAGTCGCTGATCGGCACCGTCCGCAACGTCGGCTACCGCTTCGTCACCCCCGAGAAGGTGGAGCGGGCGGCCGAGGAGGCCAAGGCCAGGACGGCTTCGAGGCAGGCCGATCAGGCCCTCACCCGTTCGGAGCATTCCGCCGATCCCCGGATCGAGGAAGAAGCCCCGGTCCGGCCTGCCGAGCGCTAG
- a CDS encoding LacI family DNA-binding transcriptional regulator, whose translation MAKVTRDDVARLAGTSTAVVSYVINNGPRPVAPATRERVLAAIKELGYRPDRVAQAMASRRTDLIGMIVPDARQPFFAEMAHAVEQAAAERGKMVLVGNSDYRDEREVHYLRAFLGMRVSGLILVSQGPSERAAAEIEAWDARVVLLHERPEAIDDVAVVTDDVGGAQLATRHLLEHGYTYVACLGGTESTPVVGDPVADHIEGWRRAMQEAGLPTEGRLFHAPYNRYDAYQVALKLLSGPDRPPAIFCSTDDQAIGVLRAARELRIDVPEELAVAGFDDVKEAGLTDPPLTTVFSDRPAMARAAVDLVLDDSLRVSGSRRERLKQFPSALVVRRSCGCGEPTVTAR comes from the coding sequence GTGGCCAAGGTGACGCGGGACGATGTGGCGAGACTGGCGGGGACCTCGACAGCGGTCGTCAGCTACGTCATCAACAACGGACCCAGGCCGGTCGCCCCGGCCACGCGCGAGCGGGTGCTCGCCGCGATCAAGGAGCTCGGATACCGGCCCGACCGGGTCGCCCAGGCCATGGCGTCGCGGCGCACCGACCTCATAGGAATGATCGTGCCGGACGCCCGGCAGCCGTTCTTCGCGGAGATGGCCCACGCGGTCGAACAGGCCGCGGCCGAGCGCGGGAAGATGGTCCTCGTCGGCAACTCCGACTACCGCGACGAACGCGAGGTCCACTATCTGCGGGCCTTCCTCGGCATGCGCGTCTCCGGGCTGATCCTGGTCAGCCAGGGGCCCAGCGAGCGGGCCGCGGCCGAGATAGAGGCGTGGGACGCGCGGGTCGTGCTGCTGCACGAGCGCCCCGAGGCGATCGACGACGTCGCGGTTGTCACCGACGATGTCGGCGGCGCCCAGCTCGCCACCCGCCACCTCCTGGAGCACGGCTACACCTATGTGGCGTGCCTCGGCGGCACGGAGTCGACCCCGGTGGTCGGGGACCCGGTCGCCGACCACATCGAGGGCTGGCGCCGCGCCATGCAGGAGGCGGGGCTCCCGACCGAGGGCCGCCTCTTCCACGCCCCGTACAACCGGTACGACGCCTACCAGGTCGCCCTGAAGCTGCTCTCCGGGCCCGACAGGCCCCCGGCGATCTTCTGCTCGACGGACGACCAGGCCATCGGGGTGCTGCGGGCCGCCCGCGAGCTGCGGATCGACGTGCCGGAGGAGCTGGCGGTCGCGGGCTTCGACGACGTGAAGGAAGCGGGACTGACCGATCCGCCGCTCACGACGGTCTTCTCCGACCGTCCCGCGATGGCACGGGCGGCCGTTGACCTGGTCCTCGACGACTCGCTGCGCGTATCGGGGTCGCGCCGTGAACGCCTGAAGCAGTTCCCTTCCGCGCTGGTCGTGCGCCGCTCCTGCGGCTGCGGGGAGCCGACCGTCACCGCCCGGTAG
- a CDS encoding response regulator transcription factor gives MSPAEDDPQRVLIVDDEPAVREALQRSLAFEGYGTEVAVDGYDALAKSESYAPDLIVLDIQMPRMDGLTAARRIRATGSTTPILMLTARDTVGDRVTGLDAGADDYLVKPFELDELFARIRALLRRSSYTVAAGGPLPDDDVLSFADLRMDLNTREVTRGTRRVELTRTEFTLLEMFLAHPRQVLTREQILKAVWGFDFEPSSNSLDVYVMYLRRKTEAGGEPRLVHTVRGVGYALRSGGGDG, from the coding sequence ATGAGCCCCGCCGAAGACGATCCGCAGCGCGTCCTGATCGTCGACGACGAGCCCGCCGTGCGCGAGGCCCTGCAGCGCAGCCTCGCCTTCGAGGGCTACGGCACCGAGGTCGCCGTCGACGGTTACGACGCCCTGGCCAAGTCGGAGTCGTACGCCCCCGACCTGATCGTGCTGGACATCCAGATGCCGCGCATGGACGGCCTCACCGCCGCCCGCCGCATCCGGGCGACCGGATCGACCACGCCGATCCTGATGCTCACCGCCCGCGACACCGTCGGCGACCGGGTCACCGGCCTCGACGCGGGCGCCGACGACTACCTCGTCAAACCCTTCGAGCTGGACGAACTGTTCGCCCGCATCCGCGCCCTGCTGCGGCGCAGCTCGTACACCGTCGCGGCGGGCGGCCCGCTCCCCGACGACGACGTGCTGTCCTTCGCCGATCTGCGCATGGACCTGAACACCCGCGAGGTCACCCGCGGCACCCGCCGGGTCGAGCTGACCCGCACGGAGTTCACGCTGCTGGAGATGTTCCTGGCCCACCCCCGGCAGGTGCTGACGCGCGAGCAGATCCTCAAGGCCGTATGGGGCTTCGACTTCGAGCCCAGCTCCAACTCCCTGGACGTGTACGTGATGTACCTGCGCCGCAAGACGGAGGCGGGCGGCGAACCGCGCCTGGTCCACACCGTGCGCGGCGTCGGCTACGCCCTGCGCTCCGGCGGCGGTGACGGATGA
- a CDS encoding phosphatidylinositol-specific phospholipase C, whose amino-acid sequence MTPYTATRRSILTGSLAVTAGILLGGTPASAAPARVLGTQDWMAGLADTTPLQRLTIPGTHNSGARFGGPWTECQNTTVAAQLDSGIRFLDIRCRISGDAYAIHHGASYQNLNFDDVLGACRAFLAAHPSETVLMRVKQEYSQESDAAFRRIFDIYLDGKGWRPLLRLDPTLPDLRAARGKVVVLADNGGLPGVRYADPALFDIQDDYMAEPFGKYPKIEAQFRKAAQQPGKLFMNYVSTAALMPPRWNSDRLNPQVHSFLDGSAAAGWTGLGIVPLDYSATRPGLVESLIRHNPVG is encoded by the coding sequence ATGACCCCGTACACAGCCACGCGCCGGAGCATCCTCACCGGCTCGCTCGCCGTCACCGCAGGAATTCTGCTCGGGGGGACGCCGGCGTCTGCCGCCCCTGCCCGGGTCCTCGGCACGCAGGACTGGATGGCCGGGCTCGCGGACACCACCCCGTTGCAGCGACTCACGATCCCCGGGACGCACAACTCCGGGGCCCGGTTCGGAGGCCCCTGGACGGAATGCCAGAACACCACGGTCGCCGCGCAGCTCGACAGCGGCATCCGCTTCCTCGACATCCGCTGCCGGATCAGCGGCGACGCCTACGCGATCCATCACGGGGCCTCCTACCAGAACCTGAACTTCGACGACGTCCTCGGCGCCTGCCGGGCCTTCCTCGCGGCGCACCCTTCCGAGACCGTGCTGATGCGTGTCAAGCAGGAGTACTCGCAGGAGAGCGACGCCGCGTTCCGGCGGATCTTCGACATCTATCTCGACGGCAAGGGCTGGCGCCCGCTCCTGCGCCTCGACCCCACGCTCCCGGACCTCCGTGCGGCCCGGGGCAAGGTCGTCGTGCTCGCCGACAACGGCGGTCTGCCCGGGGTCCGGTACGCCGACCCCGCGCTCTTCGACATCCAGGACGACTACATGGCCGAGCCGTTCGGCAAGTACCCGAAGATCGAGGCGCAGTTCCGGAAGGCCGCGCAGCAGCCGGGGAAGCTCTTCATGAACTACGTGAGCACGGCCGCCCTCATGCCGCCGCGCTGGAACTCCGACCGTCTCAACCCGCAGGTCCACTCGTTCCTCGACGGTTCCGCCGCGGCGGGCTGGACCGGTCTCGGCATCGTCCCGCTGGACTATTCCGCCACCCGGCCGGGTCTGGTGGAGTCGCTGATCCGGCACAACCCGGTGGGCTGA
- a CDS encoding helix-turn-helix domain-containing protein yields the protein MASRKAPTARQRRLGTELRRLRERTGLSLTEAAAALGTDRTTVSNTEAGRFGVSAVRVRTWAGYYECPDTAYVDALADMAEERVNGWWEDYRNDLVSGALDLAELEHHAVAIRSVQIMYMPGLLQNEEYARAVFAEVVPPLSPERLRRQLSHRLRRRDVLDREGAPACTFLIHEAALRMTYGGPGVAGKQLGHLLAESERDNVSVRVVPFAAGGFPEIGSSTQYVYGPVPQLDTVQTDTATGPAFIDAETRLVNYRAVLDQVESRSLDPKNSRDFIRGITQSMRA from the coding sequence ATGGCATCGAGGAAGGCGCCCACTGCGCGCCAGCGCCGGTTGGGTACCGAACTGCGCAGACTCCGGGAGCGCACCGGGTTGTCGCTCACTGAGGCGGCAGCCGCGCTGGGCACGGACCGCACCACTGTCAGCAACACCGAAGCGGGACGATTCGGAGTGAGCGCCGTACGAGTGCGCACGTGGGCCGGCTATTACGAGTGCCCGGACACCGCGTACGTCGACGCCTTGGCCGACATGGCTGAAGAACGCGTGAACGGATGGTGGGAGGACTACAGGAATGATCTCGTCAGTGGGGCGCTCGATCTGGCGGAGCTTGAGCATCACGCCGTAGCGATCCGGTCGGTGCAGATCATGTATATGCCGGGGCTGTTGCAGAACGAGGAGTACGCCCGTGCCGTGTTCGCGGAGGTCGTACCCCCTCTGAGCCCGGAACGCCTCCGCCGTCAGCTGTCGCACCGGTTGCGACGCCGCGATGTGCTGGACAGGGAGGGGGCGCCTGCCTGTACGTTCCTCATCCACGAGGCCGCGCTGAGGATGACGTACGGCGGCCCCGGCGTGGCCGGCAAACAACTCGGACACCTACTTGCGGAGTCGGAGCGCGATAACGTCTCGGTTCGGGTGGTTCCCTTCGCGGCGGGTGGTTTCCCGGAGATCGGCAGTTCGACACAATATGTCTACGGTCCAGTTCCGCAGCTCGACACCGTACAGACGGACACGGCTACCGGGCCCGCGTTCATCGATGCCGAAACACGCCTCGTGAACTACCGGGCCGTGCTGGATCAGGTCGAGAGCCGGTCTCTCGACCCGAAGAACTCGCGGGACTTCATTCGCGGAATCACACAGAGCATGAGGGCATGA